TCGCATTGCCAGCGAAGCCCGGCGTATGGTCGAACGCTACAGTGCGTCCGTGTACGATACATCTCCGCCTTCCTCTGTGCGCCATGCGAAACCAGATTGACGGAGGAGCCATGCGTTTACGATTGCTACTGACACCCGCCGTTGAGCCGGTTCCTTTCACGTATCCCTACCGCCTGGCCGGAGTGCTCCACCGATGGCTCGGCCAGAACGACTGGCATGATGGACTGAGTCTGTACAGTTTTGGCTGGTTGCAGGGAGGACAGCTCGGAAAAAACGGCCTGTGTTTTCCCAGAGGAGCGCGTTGGACGCTCAGCTTTTATGAGGGGGAGCAGGTGGAGCGGCTGGTGCAGGGCATCTTCCGAGATCCGAGAGTAATTGCTGGCATGGCCGTGGCCGAGGTACAGGCCATGCCAGTTCCCTCATTCGGCTCGCGGGTGGTTTTTATGGTGGAAAGCCCGGTGGTAGTCCGTCGATTTCGGGCCGATGGGGGACGTGATTACCTGACCTGGGAGGACGAAGCTGCTGATGAAGTGCTTACCCGCGTGTTGCGTCGTAAGCTGACGGTGGCCGGTCTGGAGGCGCTGGCTGCTCAGGTGCGGGTATCGTTTGATCGCAGCTATCGGGGGGCTAAGACCAAGCTGGTGCGCGTCAAGGGCATCGCTCACCGGGGAAGTATGTGTCCGGTGATTGTTGAGGGGCCGCCTGAGGCCGTGCAGTTTGCCTGGCTGGTCGGGGTCGGTGAGCTCACCGGCTGCGGCTTCGGCGCACTGGGCGCCCCGATGCAAAAAAGACAGAAGCGGAGGGGGAGGTCCAAGGCGGTCAGGCCAGCTCGTTACCAGACGCTTCAGCAGTAAAAGGGAGAGCGACTATGAAAGCATCGATTGGTCTGCGTTGGACTGGACATGCTCTGATCGACATGGGCGTTGCGGCTGTCGTGCTGGCTACCGGCAACGACCGGCCTGAAGAAGTCACACAGACGCAGTGGGAGGAGTGGATGGATGAGCTGGAGCGGGATTATCACGAGAGACTTTTACAGAAACCGTGCTCCATTCTATTTACCCTAAACGCATTTGACAATCCTTCGTGGTCTAAGAAACCAGAAGAGCGAGCACAGAAAATTACGCGCACGTTTGAAAGTGCCCGAAGAGTGGTACCGGTTCTTTCAGAATCCTGCACATTTTTCCCTGAACATCAAGCTGTGGTTCGTGCCGCGCGTGATCTATTCCCGATGCTGATGGGACAGCAGCAACTCAACTTTTATCCAAATGGGCGTTCCGAACTTCCACTTTCAGCGCTGGCCCTGGGGTGTGTGCTTTCGCTACCGCGTGTTGCACCCATTGTCAGTGGGCGGGCCATGATTGTAGGAGCTGACGATCCAGACTTGCTATTGGATCTATGTGAACACTGGAAAGGTGAGCTGGATCGAGAACTGGCCTTGCTGCGAGCGGGAGGCACCTGGAAGGATCGCAAGGCGCCGCGCACCCGTCTGCTGGAAGCACTGGAAGAAATATTTGGCCCCGGGCAGATACACCGCTTTGCAGCAGAGGATCGACTTTCTGGCGTTACACTATATCACCTTTCCAACAGTGGTAATGGCCCTGCTGTTGATATCTACACTGTGCGTCCCTTGGTTAACCGCTTTCTGACACGGGCCGAAGCCGCGAAGTACCGGCCTCAGTGGAAGGCACTGGTGCGGGCATTCTGGCGCCGCCCCAGGGATGGCTCCTATGAGCAGGCCATTCCGCAGGGCAAAAAAAAGAAAAAACCAGCGCCGCTTACCGACGACGAACGCTTGCAAGCCCGTAATGACGTGTATGAACGATTGCCGGCGTTGCCGGACGAAGCCTCAGGTTTTATCCGGCACATTTTCCTGCGCTTTGCGCAGAATCGAGTGGGGCAGCGCCGAGACTTTCGTACGGAAGACACTGACATCTGGCCACTGGTTGAACTGTTTTTAACCGAACTAATGCCTACGATGACACCGGAACGTATTGAAACCATCCGTCGACTGGCCGACGAGCTGGCCCAGGAAATTCATGCAAACAACGACCGACGGTTGTACCGACAGCTGATGGGTTTGGTCTCTGGAATGGACACTTACCATGCTTTCCGGACGCTTCTGATCCGTGCAATTCGGGAGCGTCTTCGTCGGACCAACCAGCTGTTGCTCACTTTCGATGACTATCTGTTGCTGTTTGAAGAGGGGGAGGGCTTTCCACGGGCCGACTGGCGACTGGTGCGCGATCTGGTGCGCATTCGCGTGCTGGAGCAACTGCATCAGGCTGGTTTCTTTACAGAAGCGCCTGAGCTGCTGGAAGAAAGTCCTGAAGAAGAAATTGAAAAGTCGTAAACCTGTAACCCATTGACAAAACCGCGTAAAGTGCCATGGCTTTCATTACCGGTATTCAGGTGATTCATGCGCCGGCTTCGGCATTGAACAATGCGGGCATGCAACCCGGCAGTGCTACGGAGAATGCCGTTGTGGTCAAAGCGCTTCGCATCAATGGGCGAAGCTATCCGTACGTTTCCGCACAGGCCTATCGCTACTGGTTACGGCGTACGCTGGAGCAACTGCAGCCCGAAGGATGGACCGTAGCGCCCATCTTTCGAGAGAAGAAGGTAGCCTATACGGACGCCAATCCGATCGAATATGCCGACGATGACGTTTTCGGTTACATGCGTGCTCCGGGTAAGAGCATAGAGGCGGCAGACAGCCGGGCTGCGTTCGTAGACGCGACCGATACCAAGGAGACGGTGACGCGCGTTTCGCCTTTTCGGGTAGGAACGCTGGTGGCGATGAGCGATGGCGTCGTGCAAGATTTTGGCACCATGAGCCGCCACGAAGGCGATCCTGTCCCACACGAGCATCAGTTTTATCGCACGTCGCTCAAGGGCATGTTTTCGATTGACCTGGGGCGCATCGGCGTGTTTACCTATGAGAACCGTACAGGCTTTCTGAATCTGGATGAAACACGTCGAAAATTGGCTGAAGCGCGGGGGTTGGTGCATGACGAAGACAACCGGGCTTATCGACTTCCGGACAGTATTCGCCTGCAGCGCATTCGCGCTTTGCTTTCAGCCATGCCGGTAGTAGATGGAGGCGCTAAACAGGCTCTGCATTATACCGATGTAAATCCTGTTGTGGTCGTGATGGCTGTTGTGCGGGGAGGTAATAATCCATTCTATTACGCTATCGACGGAGACCGCGAAGGGCTGGCGCATCCCGTACCAGAGGCATTTCAAGAAATTGGAGAGATCTGGGGCGATCAGATTCTGTCGCCTCTGTATATCGGCTGGGTAGAAGGGTATGCGCCTGAAGGACGTCGTCAGTTAGAGGCGATGCAGGCAACCCTGCAACAGGCGTATCCACATGGGGTCGTGCTGGGGCATCCACGGCGAGTCTTTGCGCAACTTGCAGACGAACTGAGCCGTCATCCGGAATGGTTGGCATGAGCACAGAATGTCTGGAAGCCGTCAAAGTCGTGCTGGAAGGGCCCGTAGCCTCCTTCCGCTACCCGCATTTTCTGATTGGACGGCAGCCTACTTACCCGATGCCGCCGCCTTCTACCATCTACGGTCTGATCAGCGCGGCGTTGGGACGTTTCCCGGATCCGCAGGCGCTGCGCTTTGCTTATCGGTTTGAATGCGAGCGCCAACGCGTCGATGACGTCGAGACTATATGGTTTGTGCAGCCCAATACGGCTACGCGGGGCGCTGCAGCGCAAAAAAATCTGGAAGCGCAGAGTAACATCCTGCCGCGTGAGTGGCTGGTGCATCCCCGTTTGACGCTGTACGTGACGGGCGATGAGCTGGAAGCGTTGTACCAGGCGTTTCGCAGTCCCAGCTATATGCTAACGCTGGGGCGCTCACAGGAGCTGATCAGTGTGCGTCGCGTCGAGCAGGTGGTACTGCGTCCAGCCCGAAAAGGATGGCTGGAGCCCGGGTTATTTCCCGTAAGCTTTCGAGCGTGGGCTTCGCGGGCTCCGGCCATTTATATGCCCCGTTTTATTGTACCGCGCAGCCGCCGTCGTGTGGTCTGGGACTGGTTCCTGGCACTGGATGCTCCAGTACATCTGACGAGAGAGGCACCAGAACCCTGTTGGGCTGAGTCCTTAGAGGTAGCTGATCCGCATTTACTCTACTTCCATGTTTTTCAGCGACGAGAAGAATGAATGCGGATGCGCTGTTGGCTAAAAGTCCGGAACAGGGAGGCGAATCGCTTCCGGCGCATACTCTGCAGGTGATTGAACGATTGCGGCAGCTGCGCTGGCGGATGCCTGATCTGGAGCAGGCATTGGAAATGCCCGGACTCTGGGGGGCGCTGTTTGTTGCCGCCTGGGTGCATGATATGGGGAAGGCAGCCAGAGGATTTCAGGAGATGTTACGGGGTGGGCCAGCATGGGGGTATCGTCATGAAGTGCTCTCGCTGGCATTTCTTTCCTGGCTGCTGCTTCCCGAGGATCGGCGCTATCCGCTGGCAGCTGCAGCCGTAGCAGCCCATCACCGGGATTATCCGGTGCTGGCCCGACAGTACATCGAAGTGCCGCATCCGGACGATAGCGGCATCGACGAGCGCTGGCAGGAGATGGACCGAGAGCGGCTGGAGGCCCTGGCCAGATGGACTACAGATACCTGGCCGTCCATTGCAGAAGCTGAGCAGCTTGGCTTTAACCCACCATTCGTGCGGCATCCATTGGACGACGTGCCACGGCTGCTTCGAGAGGGACCGGCTCGTATTGAGGAGGCGCTTGCGTGCTACCGCGATTACTTCAGGGCCCAGCGTTTTCCCACGCGAAAAGAACGACGGCGGGCTTGGAGGCGGCGACAGCAGGCGCTTTTTGTGCGAGGTCTGATGCTGCAGGCCGATCGGCTGGCCAGCGCGCAGGCGCCGCCTCTCCAGGCGCCTAACTTGGATGGCGTGGTAACAGCATTACCCGCAGGTGATTCAGGCTGGTATGATCATCAACGCAAGGCTGCTGCCCATGTAGGTTCATTGTTACTGGCTGCCCCAACTGGGAGTGGCAAAACGGAAGCGGCGTTGCTCTGGGCGCGACGTCAGCTGCAGGATGGTCGGCGGGGGGCAGTCTGCTATCTGCTTCCTTATCAGGCCAGCCTGAACGCGATGTATCGACGTTTCGTTGAGCGCTACCGTCTGGGGCAGGATGAAGTGGCACTATTGCACAGCCGGGCCGTGCAGGCAGTTTACCGGGAGCTGGCTCGCACTGAATCCGCTGAACAGGTAAAAGCCTATCGCCAAGCGCAACGATTGAAGGCTCTGGGCCGGTTGCATCAGCAACCGGTGCTGTTGGCCACACCTTATCAGTTACTGCGCGCAGCCTTTCGACTTCCGGGTTATGAAGGTCAGTGGGCCATGCTGCACGGGGCCCATCTTATTGTTGATGAAATTCATGGCTATGAACCATTTCGTCTGGGCCTGTTGCTGGGGCTGCTTGCTATGTTGCAGCAGCATTTCGATACAAGAATTGCTGTGATGACGGCCACCATGCCTTCGTGGCTACGCAATTTGTTGGTGCAGACGCTGGGTGCTGCCAGCACGCAGGCAGATCATGGCCTGTACAGGCGTTTCCAACGTCATCGGCTTCACCTGAAAGAGGGGCGTCTGGATGATGATTCTGTTCTGAACGAAATCGCCCATCGAGTGCAGCAGGGAGAAGCGGTACTGGTTGTTACCAACCTGGTAGCTTCAGCGCAACAGCTGGCTGAAGCCCTGGCTGAACGATTGAACAGCCCATGGCCACATCGTTGCGATCCCTTAAACGATTCAGTGCTATTGGTGCACAGCCGTTTTACGGCCGAAGATCGGTTGCAGCGAGAAGCAATCCTGCAGGACCGCGTAGCCCGTCGGCCGCGGGCGCAAGGCTTTGTGGTGGTAGCAACCCAGGTGGTAGAGGTCAGCCTGGATGTAGATTTCGATACGATTTACACTGATCCCGCACCTCTGGAGGCACTGATTCAGCGTTTTGGGCGGGTAAACCGCCGGCGGAATACTGCGGAGCGCCCCGTTTTTGTGATGCAGGAGGCTATGGACTGGACGTGGCCATATCGTCAGGAAGCCCTGATGCGTCGCACGGTAAAGTACCTCGAACAGTTTGACGGGCAGATAATCGATGAGGCCATGATCAGTACGTGGCTGGATGCTGTCTATGAGCCTGAGGTCGCAGTGTTACAGAAAGAAGTTGAGCGGGGGCGCCAGTCCTTTGCAGAAGTGGCCGGACCGGAACGTCTGGTTGCCTTTGAATCAGATCCTGCGCTGGAGGAGCAGTTCGACGCCCTGTTTGATGGGTATGAGGTGCTTCCACTTTCATTGCAGGAAGAGTTTTTACGTCGGGTTGACGAGGGGGCATACGTTGAGGCATATGGCCTGCTTGTGCCCATTTCGCAGGGGCGTTTCCATGCGTTTCGGCAGCAGGGGGCGCTGACTCGACTTCAAGATTATCGGGTGTGGGTGGCCGATTGTGCTTATGACCCATGCATTGGTTTGCAACCAGATGTACAGAATCCCGCAGA
The Rhodothermus sp. genome window above contains:
- a CDS encoding CRISPR-associated endoribonuclease Cas6, whose amino-acid sequence is MRLRLLLTPAVEPVPFTYPYRLAGVLHRWLGQNDWHDGLSLYSFGWLQGGQLGKNGLCFPRGARWTLSFYEGEQVERLVQGIFRDPRVIAGMAVAEVQAMPVPSFGSRVVFMVESPVVVRRFRADGGRDYLTWEDEAADEVLTRVLRRKLTVAGLEALAAQVRVSFDRSYRGAKTKLVRVKGIAHRGSMCPVIVEGPPEAVQFAWLVGVGELTGCGFGALGAPMQKRQKRRGRSKAVRPARYQTLQQ
- the cas7i gene encoding type I-B CRISPR-associated protein Cas7/Cst2/DevR; this encodes MAFITGIQVIHAPASALNNAGMQPGSATENAVVVKALRINGRSYPYVSAQAYRYWLRRTLEQLQPEGWTVAPIFREKKVAYTDANPIEYADDDVFGYMRAPGKSIEAADSRAAFVDATDTKETVTRVSPFRVGTLVAMSDGVVQDFGTMSRHEGDPVPHEHQFYRTSLKGMFSIDLGRIGVFTYENRTGFLNLDETRRKLAEARGLVHDEDNRAYRLPDSIRLQRIRALLSAMPVVDGGAKQALHYTDVNPVVVVMAVVRGGNNPFYYAIDGDREGLAHPVPEAFQEIGEIWGDQILSPLYIGWVEGYAPEGRRQLEAMQATLQQAYPHGVVLGHPRRVFAQLADELSRHPEWLA
- the cas5 gene encoding CRISPR-associated protein Cas5, translated to MSTECLEAVKVVLEGPVASFRYPHFLIGRQPTYPMPPPSTIYGLISAALGRFPDPQALRFAYRFECERQRVDDVETIWFVQPNTATRGAAAQKNLEAQSNILPREWLVHPRLTLYVTGDELEALYQAFRSPSYMLTLGRSQELISVRRVEQVVLRPARKGWLEPGLFPVSFRAWASRAPAIYMPRFIVPRSRRRVVWDWFLALDAPVHLTREAPEPCWAESLEVADPHLLYFHVFQRREE
- the cas3 gene encoding CRISPR-associated helicase Cas3' — encoded protein: MNADALLAKSPEQGGESLPAHTLQVIERLRQLRWRMPDLEQALEMPGLWGALFVAAWVHDMGKAARGFQEMLRGGPAWGYRHEVLSLAFLSWLLLPEDRRYPLAAAAVAAHHRDYPVLARQYIEVPHPDDSGIDERWQEMDRERLEALARWTTDTWPSIAEAEQLGFNPPFVRHPLDDVPRLLREGPARIEEALACYRDYFRAQRFPTRKERRRAWRRRQQALFVRGLMLQADRLASAQAPPLQAPNLDGVVTALPAGDSGWYDHQRKAAAHVGSLLLAAPTGSGKTEAALLWARRQLQDGRRGAVCYLLPYQASLNAMYRRFVERYRLGQDEVALLHSRAVQAVYRELARTESAEQVKAYRQAQRLKALGRLHQQPVLLATPYQLLRAAFRLPGYEGQWAMLHGAHLIVDEIHGYEPFRLGLLLGLLAMLQQHFDTRIAVMTATMPSWLRNLLVQTLGAASTQADHGLYRRFQRHRLHLKEGRLDDDSVLNEIAHRVQQGEAVLVVTNLVASAQQLAEALAERLNSPWPHRCDPLNDSVLLVHSRFTAEDRLQREAILQDRVARRPRAQGFVVVATQVVEVSLDVDFDTIYTDPAPLEALIQRFGRVNRRRNTAERPVFVMQEAMDWTWPYRQEALMRRTVKYLEQFDGQIIDEAMISTWLDAVYEPEVAVLQKEVERGRQSFAEVAGPERLVAFESDPALEEQFDALFDGYEVLPLSLQEEFLRRVDEGAYVEAYGLLVPISQGRFHAFRQQGALTRLQDYRVWVADCAYDPCIGLQPDVQNPAEAFML